Genomic window (Ureibacillus composti):
TTTTCACCTTAAATATTTAGTTGGAATTGATGAAAACACAGATGTAGCTATCATTGAAACTGGGATATCTGAGCCTGGTGAAATGAATGAAGCCTTTTCATATTTTGCTCCAACGATCGGTATTATGACAATGATTGATATTGATCATACTGGTGAATTCCTATCTTTTGAGAACTATGTTAATGAAAAGGCAAAGATGATAGAATTACTTCCTCCAGATGGAACTCTTATTATCAACATTGACGATCCACATATTTCATCCATGCGAATCAATGAATTCAAAGGAAAGTTAATTACTTTTGGGAAAAATAGTAATGCTTCTTTTCGCATTAAAGAAACAAACTATTCCGAAGATAATATGAAATTCACCTTCGAGCATGATGGTCTAGAATACAAAGGGGTTATTCCAGGCTTAGGGGAACATAATGTATACAATGCAATTGCAGCAATAATCGCAGCGAATGAAGTAAACATTGATATTGAAACATCTTTACAACAGCTCGCCTCCTTTTCACATCTACGGAGCCATTTTCAAATGATAAAAATACCAAACGATATTTCATTATTGACGATACTTGGAAATTTAACGTTCCCTCCTTTCATGTCGGGATAGAATTACTTTCAAAAATTGCTGCTCCAAATCAGAGAAAAATTGTTGTGTTGGGAAGACATGGATCGATTGGAGATTATGCAGATGAAGAATATAAAAAAATTGGAAAAAAACTTGTTGAACAAGGTATTCATAAACTCATTACCAAGGGCTTTATTGTAAAAGATATATCGAGAGCTGCACTTCGAGCTGGGATGAGCAAACGGGATGTGCATCATTTTTCGGAAATTAAAGAACTGCAAGCATTTTTATTAGATCTAATACAACCAGGTGATATTGTTTACTTTAAAGCAGTAGAAACAGATGAATCCTTTAAAGATATCATCAAGTATTTTAAAAATATAAAATAATTGTTTTTGAGGTTTGGATTCTATTTTTATCATTTAATATGGCATAAGTGTTGATTAAGGGACCATCTATTGATGGCCTTTTTTTCTTCATTATGTTAAAATGATAAAAAAGAATGCCCTAAAATTAAAGCATTCTTCATCAATCCATTGTATCTCTTTTAAATCATCGTGAGTCACGAAATATGTTGTCAATTTCAATGAAGCTCCATTTTCATTTTTCGACACTGACCAAACCCATATGTAAATGCTTTTGTCTACCATTCCGGTCCTTAATCACGGTCACTGACTTTTAAAGTGAACGAATGTGGATCTAAATTATTCTTTTCAACAATCTCATAGAAAATAGATTTGACATCTTCCTGCTCAGTTTCAGTTACTTTTTTATTTGTCAAAATATATTTAACCTGAATATCATCAATTGAACGAACGTCAAGCATCATTCGAAATTCATAATCTTTTTCGGTTAACCTATTCCCCACCTGTTCAAAAAAACCATTCTCTTCCTGGAGATACTTTGTAATCACATCTGCTTCTTTTACCTTCTTATCATGCAATACTTGCAACTCGGGATTGACCATTGGAGCAGATACCTCGATAATTTCTGGGGCTTCTCCTTTTGATTTAGCACTATTCAAAATAAAAACAGCTGAAATAGATAAGATGACAATAATCCCAAGACCAACTACAGTGAATTTCCTCTTTTCCAACTAATAAACTCCTTTTTTAATAGAGTATATGACGACTAAAATGAATTAAGCCCAAAAAAGAGATTCCATCTAAGATCATTTACATTTATTACAATGACCTGAGGCAGGGACAAATCCAAAAAACATCAGTTTTCTCATAAAGAGAAAACTGATGTTTTTTTTCTGTTAATTCTAATTATGATTCTTATTAAGTATCCAGTAAGAGCGGACTAAGAGGCCAACACGACGTTGGTCATGGGAGCGATGCCACAGGACGTGGCGTTTTCGCTCCCCACACAAGCCGCAAAGCCACGTGGTACGTGTCTTTACGACTTGTCTCTGAGGCCGCGCGCGTGCTTGGTCATGGGGGCAAGACATGCGGACGTGGCGTTTTTGCCCCCGGCTTTGTGTTAGGTCCGCTCACATAAAATTTGTCCTTCTAAACTTTCCGGAAACTGGCGCGGCTTACAGTGGTAGGCCGCGTTTTTTCGGAGAATGGCTAACACTTATTGCTCTCAAACTATAAAGTATCAATATCTTACTAAAGATAATAGTGGCTTTCCTTAATAATTCTACTTATGTCCCAGCCTCTTTCACCAAACGAAAAGGTCAACACCAAGCCCATATGATGCCTTACTCAACCACCAGACAAATCTATGCCCTAATTGAAACCCTAGTCGCTTTACTCATTTGAAGAAGACTCTTGATTCTTTCTATCTTCCTGTTTCCAAGGTGGGTCTGTGCTCATATGGATTTTTTCATTTATTTTGTAAATCGTAAAGGGGATCACAAAAGCAAGAAAGGTACAGAGAATCGTTAATCCTGAGATCCGTTCAGTAATGATATTCATCATTCTACTAAACCTCCTTAATTATTTGTTGTTCGAATAATGCTTCCTGGTCGGTTAACGGTAGCATTTGCATTGACGTCGATCTGACTTTGTGTAAAATACATTTCCCCTATTTCCCAATTAACTTTAATGGATTTCCAAAGCTTTGGATGATGTTGAAATAGGTAACTACCTAAACCTATGGCGTCCGTTTGAAGATCATTTTGCAAAGTTGTTAAAGTTCCTTTTGCCAATTTTTCAATTTCCTTTTCTAATGCCCGATTAAATTGTTGCAATACTTCCTTATCCAATACATCGTCCGTTCCAAGCTGTTCGGCAATTGTTCCTTCTACTTCAACATTAACGGTGATGTGTAAATTACTAGGATCATCATTTACAAGAGAAAAGCTATTTTGTATTTTGGTCAGTTCAACCGTCGCTTTTTCTTGATCGACTTCAATGTTTATGGTTCCCGTATGTTTTTTACCACTCATAAAGCTTAACCCTTTTGCATAATCCCCTTTTAAAGCCCCCACAATTTGATCTTTTTGTGCATTATAAATGGCAACACCCTCATAATTAATTACTGTAGGGCTCATCACTTCAAGGAGTGGAAGTGGAAAACTTATATTATCAAGCAACTTACTTTGGATATCTCCAATTTTGACAACATTTATTATCTCTAAATTCTTTTTCTGTTCTAATAATTTACTAATGTATTGTGCTGGCACCTTTTCATGTTCGGGCACGACCGTTAACAATTCACTAGCTTTGCCACTTGTAACTGCAATATTAATCCCTCTTCGCATATCCTTTTCTCGAAGAAACACATCTAGTAATTGTTCTAATCGTTTTGGTTCTTTCGCTAGCTCTTCAGAAAAAAGGACGAGCAGCAAATGTGTTGGATCTGTAGTTCGACTAGCCTGTTTAAACATCTCACGATTTACGTCAAAAATCGTTTCACCACTTGCAGTAAGATTTCTAAATGCAGGACCACTACCGCCACCCCCACTACCTGTAGAAGCAAATTGTTCTGGTACAATAAGCTGCTCCGTTAATTCGATTTCGGAATTGCTTTTGCTTTCCTCAGTACGGTCAATCGCCAACCCATAAACAAAAGCTCTTTCTTCAATTTCAACTTTGTCCCAACAACCAGTAAGTACAAGCAAATAAAATATTAAACTACATATAAGAGTAAATTTATTCACTTTGTTTGTCCGCCTTTAATTTTATAAGCTGACCATAGAAGGACAATCACAAGAAGTAAACTTGTTAATTTAGTTAAACTAATATATCTTGCAAGATGAGTCAGCTCTACATAATCCTTTGGGATCATACTTATAAAAAAGATCAATGGTGTTAATGTAATGACAAGATTTATCTTTTTAACCTTTTTAAACACCATCATAATCGTCATGACAGCGATATCAAACGCCATTAAGCAATGGACGAACAGGATAATGGTCCAAGCAAGAAATAAAAACGCATCAAACCGTTCAAAAAAACCACCCGGTATTTCGACAGTTCTAGATAAATCAAATGTAGGAAAAAATAAATTTGCTGTCGTGCTATTTCCAAATGTTCCAATACAAACAATATAAAGTATTGTATAAAGAATGGTGTTAAACATTACACCTTTAACTGCCATTTTAGGTGTGTTTTTAGGATTTTTCACAAGGGCAATATAAAAAAGGATAATGCCAAAACCCGCAAAAGTATTGAGGCTTGAATAGGTAGACTTTACGTATCCTTTAAAATCTGTTTGAAACACTGGTAATAAATTCTCGGTTTTAATAAAAGCTAAGGGTAATACTACTATTAATAATAAACCGGCCATCACAAAAGGTAAAAATAGAGCATTTAATCTAAAAATGCCGGCGCGTGAACCACATACGCCATAAACAACGACTAATAGAAAAGACAAAGAAATAACTTCTAACGGTGTTTGGTCAAATAAATATTGATGAGCGAGTGCCGATACTTCACGAACTTGCAATGAAGTAATGGCAATATATTGTAAAGTGAATAGAAAAGTTAAAATTACAGCAATTGGTTTGGTTACTAAGTCCGAAGCGATGGAAAAGAAGGATTTATTTGGATATAATAAGGTCAATTTTGCAACAACCCATGCCAAAATACATGCGACGCCTCCCCCCAATAAAATCCCGACCCACCCATCAGCTGCAGTCGTATCTTCTGCAAGTATTCTTGGAAGGGATAGCGTGTATACCCCAAGAATATTTATCGTCACAGCAATCAAGATATCTCGGTCACTTATATATCCCGCACCCTTCATTGGTTTCATTATTTAGATTTGCCTCCATCATTGATTTTGTTAATATCTCTTGGTTCTAAATAAGGTGGGCGTTTTTTAAGTGTGATAATTGGGGAACGGATGAGTAAATTTTTTAAATTCCCTAAAAAGTATGGGGCGATTGGTGATGAGAATGGTACTCCCATACTTTTTAAATTCACAATATGAATACACAACATGATAAAAACTAGTATTATACCGTAAAGACCCAATATGGATGCAGCACCTAATAGGCCAAATCTTAATACCCTCAAACCAGTCGCTAAACTATAATTGGGTATAGTAAATGATGCTATGGCTGTAAGTGACGTGATAATGACCATCGCCGGGCTAACAATACCTGCACTTACTGCAACATCTCCAATAACGATACCTCCTACAATTCCAATGGTTGATCCTATTGCTTTTGGCAATCGAATACCCGCCTCTTGCAAGATTTCAAATGTGACCGCCATTAATAGCGCTTCGAAAATGGATGGAAATGGTACCCCTTCCCTCGTTGCTGCAATAGAGAATGCTAATTTCGTCGGAATCATGCCTGGATGATAAGAGGTTAATGCTACATAAATAGCTGGTAGAAAAAGCGAAATAAAAATTGCTAAAAACCTTAATAATCTCAACAGAGTCCCAATCATCCAGCGTTGACTATAGTCTTCTAGTGATTGTAAAGGTTCACCCAACATGACAGGTGCGATCAGTGCAAAAGGACTTCCATCCACAAGAATTGCAACTTTTCCTTGTAAAACCGAATAAGTAACATGATCAGGCCGCTCCGTATCAAGTATTTGGGGAATAGGTGATAAAAAACTATCTTCAATCCACTGTTCCACAAAACCAGAATCTGGCGCAGCATCGATATCGATTGTTTTTATTCTACGATTCACTTCATTTAATATATCTGGATTCACAATCCCAGCAACAGAACATACGACAACCTTTTGTTTCGACCGTCTTCCAACCTCATGAACATCGAAACGCAGATTCGGATCTTTTAGTTCACGTCGGATTAAGGTAATATTTGTATCAATACTTTCTATAAACCCCGTTCTAGGACCACGTACGACCGCCTCAGACTGAGGTTCTTCAATCGAACGAGTCTCATATCCTGTCGTCCCCATCACTAAAGCCGTATTTACTCCATCTAATAAAAACACTGCGTTTCCAGACAAAATCGCATCGATTACCTCATATAAAGTTTGAACTTTTTTCGTATCAGTGATGGCAATCACATGTTGTTCAATCATTTCAAGTAAATTTGGATCACTTTGAGTTACCCCTGATTGACTCGATTTGGGATTATTTTTATTTGTCTCTGATGGATTCGCATTGGGTTCACTTTGACTTGTCTCTGATGGATTTGTATTGGGTTCACTTTGACTTGTCTCTGATGAATTCGCATTCGTATCATTTTGATATGTCTCTGATTGATTCGAATTAGTATGACTTTGACTTGTCTCTGATGGATTCGCATTGGGTTCACTTTGACTTGTCCCTGATGGATTCGCATTGGGTTCACTTTGACTTGTCCCTGATGGATTCGTATTGGGTTCACTTTGACTTGTCTCTGATTGAACCATTTTTAAGATATTGTCATTTACAAGTTTTTGGTCGGCCAAACCACTTAAATAAAGAATCGAACATTTATGTTTATTACTAACTGTTATCTCTCGAACGATTAAGTCACTGGGATTTCCCAGTTTATTTTTGATGTTTTCGACATTCTCTTTCAAAGTTAATCCAATAGGAATGTTAAATTCACTTTCAGATTGTTGGGTGGCACTTTCATATTGTTGATTTGTTGATTTTTTGTATACTCTCGTAAAAAGTGAACGTCTCATCGTAAAACTCCTACTAGAAAAAGCCAATTTATAGTTAATTTGCATTTATTATTAAATTTTTATACAAGCTTTGTTCGATTAATGACAGATGAACTACTTGACAATAGATAATTGTGGCTAATTTGTTATAATCTTAATGTAGCGTTTTTATGAGCGTTAATTATGAAGGTATTGTTTTAATTTGAAAGGAAGAAGACAACATGTATTTTATAGATAATAAAGGAATTACAGATCCGCGCGTAAACTTAGCAATTGAGGAATATATCTTAAAAAATCTAGATATTGAGCAAGACTCTTATCTACTTTTCTATATTAATCAACCGTCAATCATCATTGGTAGAAATCAAAATACAATTGAAGAAATTAATACCGATTATGTAGAAGACAAAGGTGTCATTGTGGTGCGTCGTTTATCAGGTGGCGGGGCGGTTTATCATGATCTTGGCAATTTAAATTTTAGCTTTATTACAAAAGATGATGGAGAGTCTTTCCATAACTATAAAAAGTTCACACAACCAGTTGTGGATGCATTGGCAAAATTAGGTGTACAAGCTGAGCTTTCAGGTCGTAATGACATTTTAGCAGAAGGTCGAAAAGTATCAGGGAATGCCCAATACGCAACAAAAGGACGTATGTTTAGCCACGGTACTTTAATGTTTAACTTAAATATTGATGCTGTTGTAGATGCATTAAAAGTGAAAAAGGACAAAATCGAATCAAAAGGCATTAAATCCGTTCGTTCCCGCGTAACAAATATTCTACCCTTCTTAAAAGAAGAAATTACCATTGAACAATTTAAACTTGAAATTTTAAAATCCATTTTCGGTGATGAAGATCAAATCAATTATTATGAATTAACAGATGAAGACTGGGAGAAAATCCATGAAATCTCTCGCAATCGTTATCAAACATGGGAATGGAACTACGGCAAATCACCGCGCTTTAATATCCAAAAAACAGAGCGCTTCCCATCAGGCGGAATCGATATTCGTTTAGAAGTAAACAAAGGAATCATTGAAGAAGTAAAAATTTACGGAGACTTTTTCGGTGTTGGTGAAGTAACAGACATCGAACAATTACTCCTCGGCGTACCATATAGCCGCGAAGCAATCGGTGAAAAATTAGGTGACATCGACATCGCCCACTATTTCGGTGGCATTACAAAAGAAGATTTCTTGAAGTTGGTTTATTAGGGACACCGGGGACAGGTTCCTCGTCCCACTTAATATGATAAAAAAGAGGGACAGTGTACCTGTCCCCCTGTCCCTAATTCACTTTCTGCCTTCGCATCCATTGTGTTGCGATCCACTTTTCTCCTTCTATTACAGGAGTACCTGCATGGAGTGTTAACTCGTTTAACATTGGATCATTATAAAAATATTCAAAGTAGACTGCCATCCCCTTTTGCGGACAAACAGTTAACCCTAGTTTCGGGAAAGTGGTTGTACCTCCCTCTTCCACATCGTTTAAGTATAGTACAAGCGTGCTAATGCGATTGTTCATTGCTGCTTTACTTGTCGAAGCGAAATAATCGTAATGCTCTTTATATTCTTGACCAGGTTTGTAATTTAAAATATGTAGTCCTTCCCCATGTTCTATAGGAATCCCCATAATGGCCGAAACCCTTTTTTCTACCCGCGCAAGAACCTCATTGTTCATGTCAGATAAAAATACCCCACTACTTGTACGTATATCACTCACTTCTTTTGTACTTCCGATTTTCGAACGCTGAAGGTGATCTTTTGACATCTGAATAAGTGCTTCACATTCCTCATCATCCAGTACGGAGCCTAAAACAACAACTAATGGTTCTTCAAATCTAGCAATGATTTGAATCTCTTTGTCTTCCGTTTTAATTGTATTCCCATTATGACTAAATATTGTTACTTCCCTTACTTGAGCATCTTTAACAACCATCTTTCATTCATCAACCCCTGTTTCTATAGAAATATTTTGTAATAATTCTACGTACACGTTTTTAATTCCTCTATAAAATTAACTAATAAAAAATATTTTTATATTGATTTTTTCGATATTCTCGTTTTTGCATTTCTCAAGACATTTACTTAACCGATTATTTCAGTACAGTTAAGCACAAAAAAACTGCTTATTTGAAAATAAGCAGCTTTAACACTTAATGTTATTGAAGACTATTTATCAATCCACTTTATTTATGTACAAAAATTCCCATTTATACATTCTCTCTTTCTTGATCTCGCGGATATTTTATTTCCTTATTTGTCCCCAAGAAAGTTCAAAACTGTATCTATCAATTAATATTCGCTCTAAATTTTGCAATTTCATCGGGTACTGGAATGGCTTTTCGTGTTTGTAAGTCCATGATCGTTAAAATTACGTTTGTAGTCGATGATAATAGCTCTCCATGATACATCGATTGTTCTAGGGTAAAGCTTTTATTACCAACTTTCTTCAACTTCGTGCGTATTTCAACCCTGTCCCCAAGGCGTACTTCTTTTCTATATTCTGTATCAAATTTCAACAAAACCGTCCCGCGCTTTTCCCCAAGTAATGTTTCTGTGCTTAATCCAATTTCTTTCATCCATTCGAAACGAGCTTTTTCAAAATGCTTTACGTATTTTAAATAATTCATATGCCCTAGCTCATCAATATCACTTTCGACAATTGTATATGTTTTTATATGTTCCATTACATCACTCCTCTATGAAACTTCAATCTTCAAAGTATGGCATCATTTATATTATTCCACTTTCCTCCCCTTTTACCTTCAATCATTCGATGAAATTTTGTTTTGAAACATAAAAAAGCGTGAATCCGCCAGTCTCCTGCTATCGTAGTTGAAGTAGTTTCATCCTCTAATGCAGTTTCTATTGGATGAATTCTCGCCTTAATATGTTTTCGAAAAAATTCTATTTTCCTTCATAGGCTTTCTGTATTTCTGCCATATCAAGTTTTTTCATTTTAAGTATTGCTTGATTGACGCGATACAGCTTTTCTGGTGTACTTTTGCTCATTATTTCGTCCATGTTACTTGGAACAACCTGCCAAGAGATGCCGAACTGGTCTTTTACCCAACCGCATTGTTCGGATTCAGGTACTGCTGAGAGCTTCTTCCAGTAGTAATCAATCTCCTCTTGTGTATCGCAGTATACCATAAATGCAACTGCCTCGTTAAAACTGAATTTATGCTCATGTGCGCTATCCATTGCGATAAACCACGCATCCCCTAAGCAGAAATCAGCATACATAACCGTTCCCTCTTTATCAGGTTCCATACCTTGCGGGTAGCGAGAAAGCTGGCCTTGTTTTGAATGTTTAAATACCGATAAATAAAAGTTTATTGCTTCTTCCGCTTTGCCGCATTGCTCCCCTACAAATAATAGAGATGGCACGATGTTAGGTCGCTCTTCTCCTTCTGGATCGACAAGGTTTAATTGCCATGATAAACCATACTTGTCCTGAATCCAGCCATACCACTCACTGAATGGATATTGCTGAAGTGGCATTAACACGGTCCCACCATCAGACATTTTGTTCCAAATACGATCAATTAGTTCTTTCGCGTTTTCAACACGAGATGGATTAAAATTCACCATAAATGATACAGAAGGATTGAACTTGAAATATGGCCCGGCACTGATTGCTGAAAACTTTTGTCCCCAAAGTTCAAAAGAAACAAGATTGGCATCGCCGGATGGTGTATCATGTAGAGTTAAATCATCCGACATTTTTGAGTTTGGAAATAAAGAAGTGTAAAACTCTGCTGCTTCTTTTGCTTCCTTGTCATACCATAAAGCCGGAATGATAATTTGATTCGTTTTTGACATAGTAGTTCCACCTTTTTTAGTAATTTTCACGACTAATTTGTTTTCATAGTTTATTTAAGTATCTCTAACTGCCCGTTTTCAAATGAGGATGAAGGCGTATAGCTGTCCTTCGGGAAAATAAACGTCCAAGGCATACTCACTTGAGATGGTATGCCAAGCGCTGGTAAAGTAAATGCCTTTTCTGCCTTAATATCTCCTTCAATTTTGTAAAGTAATCTTGTGTTCGTAAACTTTAGCGGCTGATCGGAAAAATTATGAACCAATACGGTTACTAGTAGATCCCCTTTATGGTTTACTGCCTCTCGTATAGGTGAAAACAAAATTTCAGAGCTAATTAAATCTTTTGTTGCTTGAAAAATTCCTTTTATATGTTCCAGGTCTTGGGGAGCTAGTGTTTTCTCCCAAGACGCTTCAAACTGTAATTGTTGCATATTGACCCACCTTTTTAAGGATAAATGTACCATTCCTTTATTTTACCAAAGATACAAATTTAAGTGGTTGTTTCACTCTAAAGGTATCTATAAGAATAATGTAAAAGATTGGACATACATTTCTTTTGAGGTGAAATTTTGAAAAAAGGACTTATCGGTTATATCTTGTTAATATTGATGATTACGGGAACGGTCATGTTTGTTAACAACTACGATGGTACAAATGATGGCCAATCCGAGGAAGATTTAGAAGCAGCTTTACTGAAAAGCATGGAAGAAACAAAAAAGGAAAAAAAGAAGGTTGAGGAGTTTTTAACAAAGGGGTCAATTGAACTACAAAATAATGGATTGAAACAAGTAGGATTAGGCTTTTCACCGGACGATCGACAAGTAGACATACAAGTACCTGATGAGAAATTTCTTAAAGACAATCGAAGTAACATTGAAAATATCATTCTAAAAGTTGCAAAAGAGAGTGAACTACAAGACTTTAAAGTGGATTATCGTGTGTTGGAACAATATGTTCAGTTGAGCAAGGAAGACCTTGAGCTAAATGAATCCATTTCAAAAGAAACACTTAAGATTTCAGATATATTAAGGGCAAAAGGCTTCAAAAACTATTCAATCTCCTTTCAACCACAAAAAGAAATCATCATCGAGGGAACGGAAGCAGATTTGGTGAAAAAAGAGGCTCTGGAAAAGCATATAGCGGATACAATCTATATAAAAACAAAGCAAAACTTCACGGTTAACATTCAGAAAAAAAGTGAAAATCAAATAAGAGACCAAGAATGGCAACCGATCTTTACTAGCATCATGGATGAAACGAAAAAGGAATTTGGTGAATATAGAGGGTTTGCCTACTCTTTCCACCCAGAACCTTTACAAATTATTATTAAAACAGATTTAGAAAAGCCAAAATGGTTTTGGAACTCTAATAAGCAAGCAAAGCAAATCACAAACTATGTCGAGAAAATCATAGAATTAAAACGAGAAGAACTATCTATTAAAGAAATACCCTATGAAATTATTATACGAGATAAAAATAATAAGAAAATGAATTAGGGACAACGGGGACAGGTCCCTTGTCCCTATCCATAAAAAAAACAAATGCCTTTAGTCAAATGATTAAGGGCATTTGTTTATGAGGGGGTGTTTATACTAAAACGTTGAATAACGTTCCAATATCTTCAATAGATACTTCAACTTCATCGCCAGACTTCAACCAAATTTGTTGGTCTTCTGGATAACCAAGGATTACTCCATCTGGCGTTCCGGAGAAAATAACGTCTCCAGGCTTTAATGTCATATACTCCGACACATAACTGATAATCGTCGCGCAATCAAATATCATATCTCTTGTATTTGAAGATTGACGAGTTTCTCCATTCACTTTGCAACTAATATTTAAATTCGTTGGATCCACTTGATCAGCAGTAACTAATTCAGGGCCAATTGGAGCAAAGTGATCAAGCGATTTACCAAGCAACCATTGGCCTGTACGGAATTGAAGGTCTCTAGCAGATAAATCATTACCTACTGCATACCCAAACACATAGGATAAAGCATCATCCTTTGAGACATTTGATGCTTCTTTACCAATCACAATGACAAGCTCTGCCTCATAATCATACTTTTCAGCATTTGTAGGTAAGGCTATTGTTTGGTTATGTGCAGCAAGTGCATTATTAAATTTACTAAATAACACTGGGGACGTTGGGATTTCCATTTTGGACTCTTCTGCATGGTCAACATAGTTTAAACCGACACAGATAATCTTTTCTGGCTCTGAGATACATGGTGCGTATGTAATATTTTCATCAGATACATACGTACACTCTTTTTCGACTAATTCACGTAACTTAGCAAGACTCTGCTCTCCCCCTACTATTACCTGTTCGATTGAAAGGGGAACATCAAGGGAATGACTATTGGCAGTTTTTTCAACATCAATAATTCCCTGTTCAACTTTAAGACCTAATCGAATTTTTTCTCCATCTTTAAAATTAACGAATCTCATATATACTCTCTCCCTATAATTGTTTTTATTAGATTAATATCGTGAATGACACTAAGTATAGTAAACAAAGCATCTTCTGATAGAAACGGATGGAAGAAAAAGGGCTAAACGTACTGCAAATAACCCTCCCTTCATCCATTTCCACATCAATACAAATACTTATAATTTAAATAGTCATTGTTAATTTGCAACGACTTCAAGTGGACTAGTTAATTGTGTAATAAGTTCTTGATTGATTCCTGCCTTTGTAGCAAGCTCCACAAGTTCCGA
Coding sequences:
- a CDS encoding Mur ligase family protein; this translates as MKPLLLEEIFDALDLKIPEEQKGNIISNVVHDSTYATHQTLYFYIRKKDHPDGKKLKHYKNLFIITDRPFTNMEALQPEQIFMVENLMDTFFKFTTYYRSLFSLPVFSITGTCGKTTTKEMIKHILQSSYTVQATIGNKNSSYFHLKYLVGIDENTDVAIIETGISEPGEMNEAFSYFAPTIGIMTMIDIDHTGEFLSFENYVNEKAKMIELLPPDGTLIINIDDPHISSMRINEFKGKLITFGKNSNASFRIKETNYSEDNMKFTFEHDGLEYKGVIPGLGEHNVYNAIAAIIAANEVNIDIETSLQQLASFSHLRSHFQMIKIPNDISLLTILGNLTFPPFMSG
- a CDS encoding endospore germination permease — encoded protein: MKPMKGAGYISDRDILIAVTINILGVYTLSLPRILAEDTTAADGWVGILLGGGVACILAWVVAKLTLLYPNKSFFSIASDLVTKPIAVILTFLFTLQYIAITSLQVREVSALAHQYLFDQTPLEVISLSFLLVVVYGVCGSRAGIFRLNALFLPFVMAGLLLIVVLPLAFIKTENLLPVFQTDFKGYVKSTYSSLNTFAGFGIILFYIALVKNPKNTPKMAVKGVMFNTILYTILYIVCIGTFGNSTTANLFFPTFDLSRTVEIPGGFFERFDAFLFLAWTIILFVHCLMAFDIAVMTIMMVFKKVKKINLVITLTPLIFFISMIPKDYVELTHLARYISLTKLTSLLLVIVLLWSAYKIKGGQTK
- a CDS encoding 2OG-Fe(II) oxygenase — protein: MVVKDAQVREVTIFSHNGNTIKTEDKEIQIIARFEEPLVVVLGSVLDDEECEALIQMSKDHLQRSKIGSTKEVSDIRTSSGVFLSDMNNEVLARVEKRVSAIMGIPIEHGEGLHILNYKPGQEYKEHYDYFASTSKAAMNNRISTLVLYLNDVEEGGTTTFPKLGLTVCPQKGMAVYFEYFYNDPMLNELTLHAGTPVIEGEKWIATQWMRRQKVN
- a CDS encoding lipoate--protein ligase gives rise to the protein MYFIDNKGITDPRVNLAIEEYILKNLDIEQDSYLLFYINQPSIIIGRNQNTIEEINTDYVEDKGVIVVRRLSGGGAVYHDLGNLNFSFITKDDGESFHNYKKFTQPVVDALAKLGVQAELSGRNDILAEGRKVSGNAQYATKGRMFSHGTLMFNLNIDAVVDALKVKKDKIESKGIKSVRSRVTNILPFLKEEITIEQFKLEILKSIFGDEDQINYYELTDEDWEKIHEISRNRYQTWEWNYGKSPRFNIQKTERFPSGGIDIRLEVNKGIIEEVKIYGDFFGVGEVTDIEQLLLGVPYSREAIGEKLGDIDIAHYFGGITKEDFLKLVY
- a CDS encoding thioesterase family protein; the encoded protein is MEHIKTYTIVESDIDELGHMNYLKYVKHFEKARFEWMKEIGLSTETLLGEKRGTVLLKFDTEYRKEVRLGDRVEIRTKLKKVGNKSFTLEQSMYHGELLSSTTNVILTIMDLQTRKAIPVPDEIAKFRANIN
- a CDS encoding spore germination protein — translated: MRRSLFTRVYKKSTNQQYESATQQSESEFNIPIGLTLKENVENIKNKLGNPSDLIVREITVSNKHKCSILYLSGLADQKLVNDNILKMVQSETSQSEPNTNPSGTSQSEPNANPSGTSQSEPNANPSETSQSHTNSNQSETYQNDTNANSSETSQSEPNTNPSETSQSEPNANPSETNKNNPKSSQSGVTQSDPNLLEMIEQHVIAITDTKKVQTLYEVIDAILSGNAVFLLDGVNTALVMGTTGYETRSIEEPQSEAVVRGPRTGFIESIDTNITLIRRELKDPNLRFDVHEVGRRSKQKVVVCSVAGIVNPDILNEVNRRIKTIDIDAAPDSGFVEQWIEDSFLSPIPQILDTERPDHVTYSVLQGKVAILVDGSPFALIAPVMLGEPLQSLEDYSQRWMIGTLLRLLRFLAIFISLFLPAIYVALTSYHPGMIPTKLAFSIAATREGVPFPSIFEALLMAVTFEILQEAGIRLPKAIGSTIGIVGGIVIGDVAVSAGIVSPAMVIITSLTAIASFTIPNYSLATGLRVLRFGLLGAASILGLYGIILVFIMLCIHIVNLKSMGVPFSSPIAPYFLGNLKNLLIRSPIITLKKRPPYLEPRDINKINDGGKSK
- a CDS encoding Ger(x)C family spore germination protein, with the translated sequence MNKFTLICSLIFYLLVLTGCWDKVEIEERAFVYGLAIDRTEESKSNSEIELTEQLIVPEQFASTGSGGGGSGPAFRNLTASGETIFDVNREMFKQASRTTDPTHLLLVLFSEELAKEPKRLEQLLDVFLREKDMRRGINIAVTSGKASELLTVVPEHEKVPAQYISKLLEQKKNLEIINVVKIGDIQSKLLDNISFPLPLLEVMSPTVINYEGVAIYNAQKDQIVGALKGDYAKGLSFMSGKKHTGTINIEVDQEKATVELTKIQNSFSLVNDDPSNLHITVNVEVEGTIAEQLGTDDVLDKEVLQQFNRALEKEIEKLAKGTLTTLQNDLQTDAIGLGSYLFQHHPKLWKSIKVNWEIGEMYFTQSQIDVNANATVNRPGSIIRTTNN